The DNA sequence AGGCACGCCGGCCAGATTCGCGATATTCAACTGAATCATTTTCCGCCAGCGACTGCGCGGAGCATACTCTTCCAGATAAACGGCAGCCCCTACTCCCAGCGGTACTGAAAACAGAGCCGTCAGAGAGATCAGCCAGATGCTTCCCCACAGTGCTGTCTTGATACCGGCTTTTTCAGGGAACCGTGAAGGCAGGGACTCGATAAAGTCCCAGCTCAACCAGCTTTTGCCCTGCAGAATAATATTCCAGATCAAAACCAGCAGCACCAGCACACAGGAAATCGTGGCCAGAAAACAGGCCGCAGTAAACATCCCGTTCACGATACGCCCGCGGCGTCTCTTAGTATAAATATCGATTTTTGTGCTCATTCGTAGCGTTCTCCTACTCGGGAGAGAATATATTGAGCAATCACGTTCATCGTCATTGTTGTGACAAACAAGGCAAGGCCGACTGCAAAAATTGTACGGTACTCAATCGTGCCTGCAGGTGTATCTCCCAGACTCACCTGCACAATATAAGCGGTCATGGTCTGAACACTTTCCAGGGGATTCAGGGTCAGCTTGGGTGTCGCCCCTGCTGCGAGAGTCACCGCCATTGTTTCACCGATTGCACGGGAGATAGCCAGCAGGAAGCTGGCAATAATCCCCGACATCGCAGCCGGCAGGACCACCCGTACTGTCACTTCAAATTTGTTTGCTCCCAGTGCAGAAGCTGCTGCCCGCAATGAAATCGGGACCGACTGCAGAATATCTTCACTCAGAGAAATGATCATCGGCAGGATCATGATCCCCACCACGACACAGGCACTGGCAGCATTGAATACGCCGGCACTGGGAAAAATCTGGCGGATGATCGGAGACACAAACACAATTGCCATAAATCCATAAACGACCGATGGGATACCGGCCAGGATTTCCAGGAGTGGTTTTACGATGTCGCGGAAGCGGGGAGATGCATACTCACTCAGGTAAATAGCCGTCCCCAGACCAATGGGAACCGCCACAAGCGCGGAACCACCGGCCACCAGCATCGTCCCACAGAGCAGAGGCAGAATCCCGAAGTGCTGTGGCTTAAGCAACGGAGTCCATTGAGTCCCCGTCAGAAACTCCAGCACAGGCACGTCGTAGAAGAACTTGACCGATTCGTACAGCAGAATGATCACAATGCCTACGGTTACCAGCACTGAAATGCTGGCGCAGATAAACAGCGAGAAGTGAACCAGGCCCTCATACACAGGACGCAGACTGTTCCACACACCACTCGCACTTTCAAGAGACGCAGGGCGAGGCAGCCCAACGACCGCTGCCTCACCCCCGTTTACTTCAACTGGTTGTTCTGCGTCAGAACGTTCGTTTGTCACTTCGACAAAGCTCCATTAAGGGTTTCCATATTCTTCTTCTGAACTTCTTCTGAGACGGGCACATATCCCACGTCTTTCGACAGAGCTGCAGCGTTTTCCATGTAGAACTTGACGAAGGCAACTACTTCAGGTCGCTCCAGAGCGGACTTCCGCACATAGATGAACAGCGGGCGGGACAGTGGCTCATAAGAGTTGTTCCGCACGGTTTCCAGAGAAGGTTTGACGCAACCTTTGCCACCATCAACAGCCAGCAGTTTCAGTTTGTCTTTGTTTTCGTCGTAGTAAGCGTAGCCGAAGTAACCCAGAGCATCTGCGTCTTCGGAGACACCGGTCACCAGCACGTTATCGTCTTCACTGGCAGTGTAGTCAGCCCGGCTGGCTTTGGATTCACCAACGATTGCTTCGGTGAAGTAATCGAAAGTACCCGAGTCAGTTCCCGGACCGTACAGCTTGATGTCTTTGGCAGGCCACTTGGGATCTAGGTCTTTCCACTGCTTAACGCCACTTTCCGGACGCCACAGTTCTTTGAGCTGACCGACGGTCAGGCAGTCGCACCAGTCGTTCTTGGGGTTCACGATCACAGCCAGACCGTCAAACGCGACTGACAGTTCGATGAACTCGATTCCCTGCTCTTTACAGGCGTTGGCTTCTTTTTCTTTCATCGCCCGAGATGCATCGCAGATATCTACTTCGCCTGCGATAAATTTCTTCATACCGCCACCGGTACCGGAGACACCAACCGTTACACGAATCTTAGGCTGCACTGCACGAAACTCTTCGGCAACTGCTTCACTCACGGGATACACGGTGCTGGAGCCATCGATTTTCACATTGCCTTCCAGCCTCTCGCCACCTTCAGCAGACGCTTCCGCTCCCGGCTCAGATCCAGCCTGCTTGGCAGCCGGGCCGTCGCTGTTCCCGTTGCAGCCAACGCCAATCAGGGAAACGCCAATGGCCAGACACAGCAGCCCCCATACTTTCCCCTTGTTTGTCGTGATCATCGTGTGTGTTTCTCCCAAATGCGATATGGTTAAATTAGATGGTTCTTCGCTTTGATTCAGAGACCACACCGCCGTTCAGAGCGAACAGGTAGCTGTAGCCTCTCTCAGACGCGTGTTACCATACCCGCAATTTGTTAAGACTATATTAAGAAACCGTGAAGTACTTAATCTTTCCGGAACAACTCAACCACCGGAAATGCGCATCCTAACACTGGAATTAGACAGCACTTACCACACTCAACCCCGATCTCAGCCACGGGGGAGACGGACAGAAAACGTCGTTCCTGTCCCGACCTTACTGGTCACACCAATCGTACCATTAAACGATTGTACAAGATGCTTCACAATTGAGAGCCCCAGCCCGGTTCCACCCAGCTCACGCGAACGCGCTTTGTCGACCCGGAAGAACCGCTCGAACAGACGGGCCAGGTGCTTCTCCTCGATCCCGATCCCGGTATCCTGCACCTGCAGTAACACCATGTTACCTTCATCACGCTGCCAGCGAATCGTAATCGTTCCCTGCTCCGGAGTGTACTTGATCGCGTTGTTGATCAGGTTCCCCAGGATCTGGTGCAAGCCTTCTTCGTCAGCTTTGACCCGCAAACCGGGCTCCTGCTCTTCAATAATCAGTTCGATCTGCTTCGATTCCGCCACAGTCTGTTGATCCACCAGGCAGGACTCAACAAACGGACGCAGCTCGATACTGATAATATCGAAGACCTGATTTCCCGATTCGATACTCGCCAGGCTGATCAAGTCGAGAATCAGCTGGTGCAGACGGTCTGCCTGTTCTTCGATCCGCATCAGAAACGTTTTGCTGATCTCCGGATCATCCATTGCGCCACGGATCAGGGTTTCCGTGTACGCTTTGATGGAACTTAAAGGCGTCTTCAATTCATGTGAGACATTCGCGACGAACTCCTGACGTAATGATTCCAGCCGCCGTAACTCGGTCATGTCAAATAACACAATCACCAGCCCCGGACAGGGAGTGCCGGGCAGCGGGGTCGTGGTCACCCCCAGAATCCGATCGCTGGTACTCTCGAGTTCCACTTCCATCCGCTGGGGTTCCAGGTTTTTTAATACCTCTGTCACCGCCTTTTGCAGCTGATGATTTCGCACCGATTCAAACAGCGGCTTACCCTGTGCCTCTTCCGGCGAGAAAAACAACAACCGCCCCGCCGACTCGTTGGCAAACAGCACATGCTGTCGTTCATTGGTCGCGATCACGCCTTCGACCATCCCCTCCAGCACGGTACTCAGACGATCACCGCTCGCCTGCAGCTGACGCACGCGTTCGGCCATCTCCTTACTCATATGGTTGAAGGACTGGGCGAGGATTCCCAGTTCATCATGCTGGGGAAAATACAGTTTCTGATCGTAATCCCCGTTGGCAATCGACTCGGCTGCGTTGGTCAGAATCGTCAGGGGACGGATCATGCGAGCGACCACCCAATAGGTAATCAACATCACCGTAAAGCTGACCAGCAGCGCAATACTCCAGATCAGCTTCTCAATCGAAGCAATCTCCAGCTGGATCTTGGACATCGTAATTGAGACACGCACCACCCCCTTAGGCACGCCATCATGCCTGTACAAGAGCGCATAATACTTCATGGGCTCACTCAGTGTCGGACTTCTCCGTTCGGAAGTCCCCGAGCCCGTGGCCAGCGCTTTGATGACTTCCACCCGGTTTTTGTGGTTTTCCATGTCGCGAACCAGTTGCAGTGAGCTCTGATCCGAATCGGCAATCACGATCCCGTCCATGTCGATCAGAGTAATTCGCGTGCCAGTTAGTGCCCCCAGCTTCTCTACCTTGATCTGCAGCTCTTCAGAAAATCCCTTCTCGAAGACCCCTTCCATACTACTTCGCATAATCACTGCTGAGTCGTGCAAACGCTGCTGCACCTGATCTTCCACCTGGGTTTTCTGGCGTCCCGAAACAATCAGCACGAATACAATCGCGGAAGCAATATTCAGACCGGCATAAACCAGGAACAGTTTCCAGAACAGACGCGAAGACCACATTCAGACATTTACCTTGTTGACCGTCCGTACAGGGAATCATGTCAGACCACTTTTAAGCTGACCTGTTTTCACTCCCACACGCAACGAGATTTCCCTATCGGGTTGAAATGAATTGGCCTATTGTGAACCCGCCCCCCTGTATTTCGCAAGGGCTGTCCCCCATTTTCACGCAGACTTCAACAGAACACGGCCACGAACAGCACTGCTGCTCCAGTAAAATGCCCCTGATCCACCAGGGCAGACCAGGGGCACCCGCATCAGGCAATCACGCGTGTGACCACTCCCGAACCGACCGTTTTGCTGCCTTCACGTATCGCAAACCGGTCCCCCTCAGCCAGCGCGATCGGCTGGTTGAGCATCACGTTCAGTGTCACACCATCGCCGGGCATGGCCAGATCTGCCTGGCCTTCCACCCGTGCGGTTCCCGTGACGTTCGTCGTACGAAAGAAAAACTGGGGCGTATAGCCATCAAAAAAAGGCGTATGCCGTCCCCCTTCTTCCTTTTTCAACACATAAACTTCCGCCTCGAAGTTTCGATACGGCGTCACGGTGCCAACTGCTGCCAGCACCTGCCCCCGCGAAACCTCTGCGTAGTTCGTCTTTCTCAACAGGCAGCCCACGTTGTCGCCGGCATAGCCCGTGTCGACCAGTGCGTTGAACGACTCCACCGAAGTCACAACATCAGTGCGAGTCTCTTCACACAGACCGACAATCTCGACCGCATCGCCGGGACGGATCTGTCCCTGTTCGATTTTACCCGTCACCACAGACCCGCGGCCCATGATGCTGAACACGTTTTCGACCGACATCAGAAACGGCCTGTCAGTCAGCCTCTGCGGATCCGGCACGTAGGTATCGAGCGTCTCCAGCAGTTCGTGGATACACCGGGAGGCCTCAGGATCATC is a window from the Gimesia benthica genome containing:
- the tuf gene encoding elongation factor Tu, translated to MVHKVHVNVGTIGHIDHGKTTLTAAILKVQAQRGLARVKSYQEIARGGIERDKNKTVTILASHVKYETDKRTYAHIDCPGHADYIKNMISGAAQMDGAVLLVSAADGPMPQTREHILLARQVGVPYLVVFLNKCDLVDDPELIELVELELREMLTHYGFAGDEVPFIYGSAKLADARPDDPEASRCIHELLETLDTYVPDPQRLTDRPFLMSVENVFSIMGRGSVVTGKIEQGQIRPGDAVEIVGLCEETRTDVVTSVESFNALVDTGYAGDNVGCLLRKTNYAEVSRGQVLAAVGTVTPYRNFEAEVYVLKKEEGGRHTPFFDGYTPQFFFRTTNVTGTARVEGQADLAMPGDGVTLNVMLNQPIALAEGDRFAIREGSKTVGSGVVTRVIA
- a CDS encoding PstS family phosphate ABC transporter substrate-binding protein, whose protein sequence is MITTNKGKVWGLLCLAIGVSLIGVGCNGNSDGPAAKQAGSEPGAEASAEGGERLEGNVKIDGSSTVYPVSEAVAEEFRAVQPKIRVTVGVSGTGGGMKKFIAGEVDICDASRAMKEKEANACKEQGIEFIELSVAFDGLAVIVNPKNDWCDCLTVGQLKELWRPESGVKQWKDLDPKWPAKDIKLYGPGTDSGTFDYFTEAIVGESKASRADYTASEDDNVLVTGVSEDADALGYFGYAYYDENKDKLKLLAVDGGKGCVKPSLETVRNNSYEPLSRPLFIYVRKSALERPEVVAFVKFYMENAAALSKDVGYVPVSEEVQKKNMETLNGALSK
- the pnpS gene encoding two-component system histidine kinase PnpS produces the protein MWSSRLFWKLFLVYAGLNIASAIVFVLIVSGRQKTQVEDQVQQRLHDSAVIMRSSMEGVFEKGFSEELQIKVEKLGALTGTRITLIDMDGIVIADSDQSSLQLVRDMENHKNRVEVIKALATGSGTSERRSPTLSEPMKYYALLYRHDGVPKGVVRVSITMSKIQLEIASIEKLIWSIALLVSFTVMLITYWVVARMIRPLTILTNAAESIANGDYDQKLYFPQHDELGILAQSFNHMSKEMAERVRQLQASGDRLSTVLEGMVEGVIATNERQHVLFANESAGRLLFFSPEEAQGKPLFESVRNHQLQKAVTEVLKNLEPQRMEVELESTSDRILGVTTTPLPGTPCPGLVIVLFDMTELRRLESLRQEFVANVSHELKTPLSSIKAYTETLIRGAMDDPEISKTFLMRIEEQADRLHQLILDLISLASIESGNQVFDIISIELRPFVESCLVDQQTVAESKQIELIIEEQEPGLRVKADEEGLHQILGNLINNAIKYTPEQGTITIRWQRDEGNMVLLQVQDTGIGIEEKHLARLFERFFRVDKARSRELGGTGLGLSIVKHLVQSFNGTIGVTSKVGTGTTFSVRLPRG
- the pstC gene encoding phosphate ABC transporter permease subunit PstC translates to MWNSLRPVYEGLVHFSLFICASISVLVTVGIVIILLYESVKFFYDVPVLEFLTGTQWTPLLKPQHFGILPLLCGTMLVAGGSALVAVPIGLGTAIYLSEYASPRFRDIVKPLLEILAGIPSVVYGFMAIVFVSPIIRQIFPSAGVFNAASACVVVGIMILPMIISLSEDILQSVPISLRAAASALGANKFEVTVRVVLPAAMSGIIASFLLAISRAIGETMAVTLAAGATPKLTLNPLESVQTMTAYIVQVSLGDTPAGTIEYRTIFAVGLALFVTTMTMNVIAQYILSRVGERYE